In Ktedonobacteraceae bacterium, a genomic segment contains:
- a CDS encoding aminotransferase class I/II-fold pyridoxal phosphate-dependent enzyme produces the protein MMSTTHATGTGKPLDLASSAQALPASATLSMNEAVAKRRAAGRETIHLGFGEASFPLHPLLKGALAKAATRTGYAPVLGIPALRQAIAAYLTRTRGVEFFAEQMVVGPGSKPLLYALLHILDGDMLLPVPSWVSYAPMAKLAGRRVIGVQTDAEEHHRLSPEALTAAMDQARREGADPRILIINTPSNPTGSMFDRTIVEALAGWCKQAGVTLISDEIYAELAHGWREHISPARFYPVGCIVTGGLSKAFSAGGWRLGYAVLPAAEAGRAAMQALRSLASEIWSSAATPIQEAAIIAFSPEASIEQYVRHSALVHGYVAAQLYDTLCQLGIPCPRPAGGFYLYPDFAPWREALLANGVRTSDELAHYLLEKWDIATLPGTVFGEEPEVLRLRLSTSLLCEPEHGPSEEEREAALWQILDQAELLQSGEKSGVAIRLPALQQAQQRLKEVISALAAGSPQ, from the coding sequence ATGATGAGTACTACACATGCGACGGGAACAGGTAAGCCGCTTGACCTGGCCTCTTCAGCCCAGGCGCTACCGGCATCCGCAACACTTTCTATGAACGAGGCGGTAGCAAAACGCCGTGCCGCGGGCCGCGAGACGATTCACCTGGGTTTTGGTGAGGCGAGTTTTCCTTTGCACCCGCTGTTGAAAGGCGCGTTGGCGAAGGCAGCGACGCGCACGGGATACGCGCCTGTGCTGGGCATACCGGCACTTCGGCAGGCTATCGCGGCTTATCTCACACGCACGCGAGGAGTCGAGTTTTTCGCGGAGCAGATGGTGGTTGGACCGGGCAGCAAGCCATTGCTCTACGCGCTCCTGCACATCCTGGATGGGGATATGCTGCTGCCGGTTCCGTCGTGGGTGAGCTACGCGCCGATGGCGAAGCTGGCCGGACGACGGGTGATTGGCGTGCAGACGGATGCTGAAGAACATCATCGCCTGTCTCCAGAAGCCCTCACAGCAGCAATGGATCAAGCGCGTAGAGAGGGAGCAGATCCGCGCATTTTGATTATCAATACGCCGAGCAATCCAACCGGCAGTATGTTTGACCGCACCATCGTGGAAGCGCTTGCAGGCTGGTGCAAACAGGCAGGAGTAACGCTCATCAGCGATGAGATTTACGCGGAACTGGCTCATGGCTGGCGCGAACATATTTCACCTGCACGCTTCTATCCCGTCGGCTGCATTGTGACCGGCGGACTCTCCAAGGCTTTCTCTGCCGGAGGGTGGCGGCTGGGATATGCAGTGCTGCCCGCGGCGGAAGCTGGAAGAGCGGCGATGCAGGCCCTGCGCTCACTGGCAAGCGAAATCTGGTCGTCGGCAGCTACGCCGATTCAAGAGGCGGCAATTATCGCTTTCAGCCCGGAGGCTTCAATCGAGCAATACGTGCGGCATTCGGCGCTTGTGCATGGCTATGTTGCCGCTCAGCTTTACGATACGCTCTGCCAGCTCGGCATACCGTGCCCGCGTCCGGCCGGAGGCTTCTATCTTTATCCTGATTTCGCTCCCTGGCGAGAGGCGCTCCTCGCGAACGGGGTGCGCACCAGCGATGAACTTGCGCATTATCTGCTGGAGAAATGGGATATTGCTACTCTTCCCGGCACCGTTTTCGGCGAGGAGCCTGAAGTGCTGCGCCTGCGCCTGTCGACGAGCCTGTTGTGCGAACCGGAGCATGGGCCTTCCGAGGAGGAACGCGAGGCGGCGCTGTGGCAGATACTCGACCAGGCGGAGTTACTGCAAAGCGGCGAGAAGTCAGGAGTTGCTATCAGATTACCGGCGCTTCAGCAAGCCCAGCAGCGACTGAAGGAGGTCATTTCGGCACTTGCAGCCGGATCACCACAGTAG
- a CDS encoding HAMP domain-containing sensor histidine kinase, producing MWRMKRLRRLVNRIPLRWRLALISLGVLALLLSALGLVILFTAEQALLSNEAVALRNEARLAADGIKGHPLFPAPPPGPPPGSLPTNFDVYTTILVEKLASASVNATVLSLNDQVIVSGNDLVGNNFPQTPFPVTLKPSLIQQTLANDSQGSSYLIARDIQGNRQLVVLMPLVSQHRTVAILQLNTPTAPYDNYITTLRLILLIGVLGALSFAIALTFPLIGAALHPLVVMERTSRRIANGNLSLRLDTPVTDDEIGHLAVSFNWMVAQLEAAFKRQKQFVADVSHELRTPLTALSGSLEMLLIGADQGDTEASRRLMHNMYAEVQRMHRLVEDLLALTRLDEGKLVLRVETIDIRPVIEKVYDQAQQLAHGQEIRYEVATDILPVRADADRLQQVLLNIVDNALKFTPAEGLVDISAHDEGQTSVIIKIHDTGKGIPPDALPHVFDRFYRADPARARSPQSVTGNGLGLAIAKELIEAQGGTISIDSVQGQGTTVVIRLQVPK from the coding sequence ATGTGGCGCATGAAACGATTGCGCAGGTTGGTGAATCGCATCCCGCTTCGCTGGCGATTGGCGCTCATTTCTTTAGGAGTGCTCGCGCTCCTGCTCAGCGCGCTGGGCCTTGTTATCCTCTTTACCGCGGAACAGGCGCTTTTGAGCAATGAGGCTGTAGCCCTGCGCAATGAGGCACGCCTGGCCGCCGATGGAATCAAAGGTCATCCTCTTTTCCCTGCACCGCCTCCTGGCCCGCCGCCAGGTTCCTTGCCAACAAATTTTGATGTATACACGACCATTCTGGTAGAAAAGCTCGCCAGCGCCAGCGTCAACGCCACCGTTCTTTCGCTCAATGACCAGGTCATTGTTTCTGGTAATGACCTGGTCGGCAACAATTTCCCACAGACCCCGTTCCCGGTCACACTAAAACCCTCGCTTATCCAGCAAACGCTTGCCAATGATTCGCAGGGTAGTAGTTACCTGATTGCGCGCGATATACAGGGAAACCGCCAGCTCGTCGTCCTCATGCCACTTGTCAGCCAGCACCGGACCGTCGCCATACTGCAACTCAATACTCCCACCGCGCCATATGACAACTACATTACCACCTTGCGCCTCATCTTGCTCATAGGTGTTCTCGGCGCATTAAGCTTTGCCATAGCGCTCACATTTCCCCTCATTGGAGCAGCACTGCACCCGCTTGTCGTCATGGAAAGAACCAGCCGGCGTATCGCTAACGGCAACCTCTCCCTGCGTCTCGATACACCTGTCACTGACGATGAAATTGGACATCTCGCCGTTTCATTCAACTGGATGGTAGCTCAGCTCGAAGCCGCATTTAAGCGCCAGAAGCAATTTGTCGCCGACGTATCCCATGAACTGCGCACTCCGCTTACCGCCTTGAGTGGCAGCCTCGAAATGCTGCTCATCGGCGCCGACCAGGGAGATACCGAGGCATCGCGTCGCCTGATGCATAACATGTACGCCGAAGTGCAGCGCATGCACCGTCTCGTAGAAGACCTCCTCGCCCTGACACGACTCGACGAGGGCAAATTAGTGCTGCGTGTAGAGACTATCGATATCCGTCCGGTGATCGAAAAGGTATACGATCAGGCACAGCAACTGGCGCACGGCCAGGAGATTCGTTACGAGGTCGCAACCGACATCTTGCCTGTCCGCGCCGACGCCGACCGGCTGCAACAGGTCTTGCTCAATATCGTCGATAACGCCCTCAAATTTACTCCTGCTGAGGGCCTTGTGGACATTTCGGCCCATGACGAGGGACAGACTTCCGTCATCATCAAAATTCACGACACCGGCAAGGGCATTCCCCCTGATGCCTTGCCCCACGTTTTTGATCGTTTCTATCGCGCCGACCCCGCCCGCGCCCGCTCGCCACAAAGCGTCACCGGCAACGGCCTCGGTCTCGCCATCGCAAAGGAATTGATTGAAGCACAGGGTGGCACCATCTCAATCGATAGTGTGCAAGGCCAGGGTACTACTGTGGTGATCCGGCTGCAAGTGCCGAAATGA
- a CDS encoding response regulator transcription factor: protein MATLNQNNMSGRQPIALIVDDEPQIVDFLQLGFSYEGFNVQVATTGPEAVQAATAHHPDIIILDIMLPGLDGIEVARQLRKTNDAPIIMLTAKGDIDDRVSGLDVGADDYVTKPFAFKELMARVRAVMRRHGNEFADVLTFHDITLDRGTRIVTYNGQSIDLTPREFDLLALFLMHPRQVLTRDIILSRVWGYDYYGDDNIIEVYIRHLREKLNDNPPHLLQTIRGIGYTLRG from the coding sequence ATGGCAACACTGAATCAAAATAACATGAGCGGCAGGCAACCTATCGCCTTAATAGTGGACGATGAGCCGCAGATAGTAGACTTTCTACAACTGGGATTCTCATATGAAGGGTTTAACGTCCAGGTCGCCACTACCGGTCCTGAAGCAGTACAGGCTGCAACGGCGCATCATCCCGATATCATCATTCTAGATATCATGCTCCCCGGCTTAGATGGCATCGAGGTCGCACGCCAATTACGCAAGACAAACGATGCCCCCATCATCATGCTTACCGCGAAAGGAGATATCGACGACCGCGTTTCTGGACTGGATGTCGGGGCCGATGATTATGTCACAAAGCCGTTCGCGTTCAAAGAGCTGATGGCGCGCGTGCGAGCGGTCATGAGGCGACATGGCAATGAATTCGCGGATGTACTCACGTTTCATGACATCACCCTTGATCGAGGCACGCGTATCGTCACCTATAATGGGCAGAGCATTGATCTGACCCCACGCGAATTTGATCTCTTAGCGTTGTTTCTTATGCATCCGCGCCAGGTACTCACACGCGATATCATACTCTCGCGTGTCTGGGGCTATGATTATTATGGCGATGACAACATCATTGAAGTGTATATCCGCCACCTGCGCGAAAAACTGAACGATAATCCACCGCACTTACTGCAAACCATACGCGGCATTGGCTATACATTGCGAGGGTAA
- a CDS encoding AMP-binding protein, with translation MLTFREDLEGIRNLARGSLYKGLVEWARIQPEAVFVVEAETGRELTYARALAAVNAVRRMLGEAPRRVMLTLPGGIASAVIWLSALSGGHLLVPVPPDATDDEKLRIMQKYEPDVLFVENTEDFAYPYARIISRQQCDALIEEAFFYGAIEPVEGRICLTTSGSTGTPKGVILKERQIAWTADRVRASHELSRVDRGLTVLPFFHVNAPVVSLCSSLLAGGTVIIARRFSRRNFWSWIERYQVTWASIVPTIVAMLLETERPAFLPGSLRFVRTGSAALPAADLLAFEARFGIPVIETYGLSEAASQVVANPVPPGVRKPGSAGRPVGVALRICYPRTDGSGEHVELLRDVEPGETGEICIAGPSVIDAYADNAGQGAFSDGWFRTGDLGYLDEDGYLFIRGRLREVINRGGENIAPREVEEVLLRHAAVREAAVVGRPDAIYGEQVVAYLAVRGAWTEALARELHEFAAQRLSSQKVPIDFIVLDALPRNATGKIDRHLLRLRERAGTGRREAGDYKGTPGGADESAVCTVNRPLRADQPAMGASNGGRGRSTDEGHGEPAHTNTVGG, from the coding sequence GTGTTAACTTTTCGGGAGGATTTAGAGGGCATAAGGAATCTTGCCAGGGGGTCATTATATAAGGGCCTTGTCGAGTGGGCACGCATACAACCGGAGGCGGTGTTTGTTGTGGAGGCGGAAACAGGGCGGGAGCTTACATATGCGCGCGCGCTTGCGGCGGTTAACGCTGTACGACGGATGCTCGGTGAGGCTCCACGACGGGTAATGCTGACTTTGCCCGGCGGAATAGCCAGCGCGGTAATCTGGCTGAGCGCGCTGAGTGGGGGACACCTGTTAGTGCCGGTGCCGCCGGATGCGACTGATGATGAGAAGTTGCGGATTATGCAAAAATACGAGCCGGATGTTTTGTTTGTTGAAAACACGGAGGATTTTGCTTATCCCTATGCCAGAATTATAAGCCGGCAGCAATGCGATGCCTTGATTGAAGAGGCGTTTTTTTATGGCGCTATCGAGCCGGTGGAGGGGCGGATTTGTTTGACGACGTCGGGTTCGACCGGCACGCCGAAAGGGGTCATACTGAAGGAGAGGCAGATTGCCTGGACTGCGGATCGTGTGCGTGCCAGTCATGAACTTTCCCGTGTAGATCGAGGATTGACGGTGCTGCCTTTCTTTCACGTGAACGCGCCGGTGGTAAGCCTCTGCTCGTCGCTGCTGGCCGGTGGCACGGTTATTATCGCGCGACGGTTCAGCAGGAGGAATTTCTGGTCGTGGATCGAACGCTACCAGGTTACGTGGGCAAGTATCGTGCCAACTATCGTGGCGATGCTGCTGGAAACAGAAAGACCGGCTTTTCTGCCGGGGTCTTTGCGCTTTGTACGAACGGGTTCGGCTGCGCTGCCTGCTGCTGATCTGCTGGCTTTTGAGGCTCGCTTCGGCATTCCTGTTATCGAAACGTATGGTTTATCGGAGGCGGCGAGCCAGGTGGTTGCTAACCCTGTGCCGCCAGGAGTTCGCAAACCAGGCTCCGCCGGTCGTCCCGTTGGCGTGGCTTTGCGTATCTGCTATCCGAGAACTGATGGCAGTGGAGAGCATGTTGAGTTATTGCGCGATGTTGAGCCTGGGGAGACGGGTGAAATCTGTATTGCCGGCCCCAGCGTGATCGATGCCTATGCAGATAATGCTGGACAAGGGGCCTTTTCGGATGGATGGTTTCGCACCGGCGACCTGGGATACCTGGATGAGGATGGCTACCTGTTTATTCGGGGACGCCTGCGCGAGGTGATTAATCGCGGCGGAGAGAATATCGCGCCGCGCGAGGTTGAGGAAGTGCTCTTGAGACACGCCGCGGTACGAGAGGCGGCTGTGGTCGGTCGTCCTGATGCTATCTATGGCGAACAGGTCGTGGCCTATCTTGCCGTCAGGGGCGCGTGGACTGAGGCGTTGGCGCGGGAGCTGCATGAGTTCGCGGCGCAACGGCTAAGCTCCCAGAAAGTGCCTATCGATTTTATTGTTCTCGATGCGCTGCCGAGGAATGCTACGGGTAAGATTGACCGGCATTTGTTGAGGTTGCGAGAACGGGCGGGCACGGGCAGGCGGGAGGCGGGCGACTATAAGGGTACGCCCGGAGGGGCCGATGAATCGGCGGTGTGTACGGTAAACCGGCCCCTCCGGGCCGATCAACCGGCGATGGGGGCGAGCAATGGTGGTCGGGGCCGATCAACCGACGAGGGGCACGGTGAACCGGCCCATACGAATACAGTAGGGGGTTGA